The DNA window ACACCCTGCCCTCCCTTTCGCTGCCGGGTAGACGACATCTCGTCGAGATACAACGTCTCAGCCCGCTGCTGCTCCTTGGTGTAGTCCTCGAACTGACGCTCACGCAGCTTCTCGACCGCCTTCTTCTGCTGGGTGGCCCGGACGAGCTCGGCGCGAACTCGGTCCACCTCGGCATCGGCATCGGCGATGCGCGCGCGCTGCGCGTGCATGCGTCCATCGAGCGCGCCGATGTACTCCATGTAGGTCATGACCTCATGGATGTCGACCACGCCGCGCTGTCGACGCTCGAGCTCGGCACGATAGGTCGCCGCGGTGGCCTCCAGCTCTGCAAGCACGACCCGTTCCGCCTCAGAGATGCGCATGCGCTCGGCCAGCCGGGCCTGCACACGCTGCTCTCCGAGCTTGCGCATCTCGAGGAGCGACTCGAGCTGAAAGGTAAACTTGCGGGCCAATTGAAACTCCTCATGAACGCAGTCGCGTCTGACGCGCACGCGCTCTCATGCGCTCATCTTAGAGATGAGGCGCCCCAGACGTCAATGGGAAGCATCATGCCGGATCTGTCGCGAACCACGAGAATCAGAGGCACATCCTGGAGAGCCTGCCTGTGGGGAGTGGCGGCGAGCAGTTCGGAAGAG is part of the Pseudomonadota bacterium genome and encodes:
- the fliJ gene encoding flagellar export protein FliJ, whose translation is MARKFTFQLESLLEMRKLGEQRVQARLAERMRISEAERVVLAELEATAATYRAELERRQRGVVDIHEVMTYMEYIGALDGRMHAQRARIADADAEVDRVRAELVRATQQKKAVEKLRERQFEDYTKEQQRAETLYLDEMSSTRQRKGGQGVDSPGADGSAP